In Campylobacter vulpis, a genomic segment contains:
- the perR gene encoding peroxide-responsive transcriptional repressor PerR, which produces MELLQMLKKYDLKATPQRLCVLKILKRHEHPNIDELYAEIKREYPSISLATVYKNINTLQSQGLVVEINIANQKSCYDIYEKEHIHIICSGCGNIEDKNFDEIELNEYQEKLEKKISNLIEHLSVCAYVKNCKKCQ; this is translated from the coding sequence ATGGAATTGTTGCAAATGCTTAAAAAATATGATTTAAAAGCGACTCCACAAAGACTTTGTGTGTTGAAAATTTTAAAAAGACACGAACATCCAAATATTGATGAGCTTTATGCTGAGATTAAACGAGAATATCCCTCCATTTCTTTAGCCACCGTGTATAAAAACATTAACACGCTTCAAAGTCAGGGTTTGGTTGTAGAAATTAATATTGCAAATCAAAAATCCTGCTATGATATTTATGAAAAAGAACATATTCATATTATTTGCAGCGGATGCGGAAATATCGAGGATAAAAATTTTGACGAAATAGAATTAAATGAATATCAAGAAAAACTTGAAAAAAAGATTTCAAATTTGATTGAGCATTTGTCCGTTTGTGCTTATGTGAAAAATTGTAAAAAATGTCAATAA
- the ubiE gene encoding bifunctional demethylmenaquinone methyltransferase/2-methoxy-6-polyprenyl-1,4-benzoquinol methylase UbiE, with translation MQKQEKIIEMFNQIAPTYDKANRILSFGVDVSWRRKACERVLKIYENDNLNIVDVACGTGDMIEIWQESVQKIHKNIKQIRGIDPSSQMLKEAKRKFKSVEFIEAGAQDLPLESESVDILSISYGIRNVVERQRALGEFARVLKKGGILLVLEFTKREQGGFVAFFRDFYLKNILPSLGGFISKNKEAYAYLPNSIEEFLSKEEFMLELESVGFKNVDFKSFSFGVSSMFIVRKNDR, from the coding sequence ATGCAAAAACAAGAAAAAATTATAGAAATGTTTAATCAAATTGCTCCAACTTATGATAAAGCAAATCGAATTTTGAGTTTTGGTGTAGATGTGAGCTGGCGAAGGAAGGCTTGCGAAAGAGTTTTAAAGATTTATGAAAACGATAATTTAAATATAGTCGATGTGGCTTGTGGCACGGGGGATATGATAGAAATTTGGCAAGAAAGTGTGCAAAAAATTCATAAAAACATAAAGCAAATACGAGGCATAGATCCAAGCTCACAAATGCTTAAAGAGGCGAAGAGAAAATTTAAAAGTGTTGAATTTATCGAAGCTGGGGCACAGGATTTACCTTTAGAAAGTGAGAGTGTGGATATTTTAAGTATCAGTTATGGAATTCGTAATGTGGTTGAGAGGCAAAGGGCTTTAGGTGAATTTGCTAGAGTATTAAAAAAGGGTGGCATTTTGCTTGTTTTAGAATTTACTAAAAGAGAGCAAGGTGGTTTTGTAGCGTTTTTTAGAGATTTTTATCTTAAAAATATTTTGCCAAGTTTGGGAGGTTTTATTAGTAAAAACAAGGAAGCTTATGCTTATTTGCCAAATTCTATTGAAGAATTTTTAAGTAAGGAAGAATTTATGCTAGAACTTGAAAGTGTAGGCTTTAAAAATGTAGATTTTAAAAGCTTTAGCTTTGGAGTAAGCTCTATGTTTATAGTGAGAAAAAATGACCGTTAG
- the xseA gene encoding exodeoxyribonuclease VII large subunit: protein MTVSELNLGAKALLESHFDDIFLSGELSKITKHNSGHWYFELKDERSSVACVMFKGNNLKVDFEPKVGDFLELEGSLSLYAESGRYQFIAKNMKKEGFGDLEARFLALKESLQKEGLFDEAHKKTLPKFPLRVGIITSFTSAALEDMLKIITQKAYFLAKIYIFNALTQGQNAPLSLINALKKADMTGLDVIIIARGGGSREDLFCFNNEALAREIFAAKTPIISAIGHEIDYVISDFVADLRAPTPSAAINILLPSKEDLEQKLDFIEDRLKTSFMMICKNLDNKLSNLEKIFKANSLPLMIGQKIKHLESLKKQLDLLIKNKIQVSFLEFEKLKNAYLQHENFFEKSKHLVSLRKNGKIVHLEELKSGDTLLLSSQNVEKEAKIL from the coding sequence ATGACCGTTAGTGAGTTAAATTTAGGAGCTAAAGCATTGCTTGAATCGCATTTTGACGATATATTTTTGAGTGGAGAGCTTTCTAAAATTACAAAGCATAATTCCGGACATTGGTATTTTGAATTAAAAGATGAACGCTCAAGCGTAGCTTGCGTGATGTTTAAGGGGAATAATCTTAAGGTCGATTTTGAGCCAAAGGTGGGTGATTTTTTAGAGCTTGAGGGGAGTTTGAGTTTATATGCTGAAAGTGGGCGTTATCAATTTATCGCTAAGAATATGAAAAAAGAGGGTTTTGGAGATTTAGAAGCGCGTTTTTTGGCACTTAAGGAGAGTTTGCAAAAGGAGGGTTTATTTGATGAAGCTCATAAAAAAACTCTTCCAAAATTTCCTTTAAGGGTTGGAATTATCACCTCTTTTACTTCGGCTGCTTTGGAGGATATGCTTAAAATCATTACTCAAAAGGCTTATTTTTTGGCGAAAATTTATATTTTTAACGCTCTTACGCAAGGACAAAACGCTCCACTTTCTTTAATTAATGCCTTAAAAAAGGCTGATATGACAGGGCTTGATGTGATTATTATAGCAAGAGGAGGGGGGAGCAGAGAGGATTTGTTTTGTTTTAATAATGAAGCTTTAGCAAGAGAAATTTTCGCTGCTAAAACGCCTATAATTTCAGCCATAGGACACGAGATTGATTATGTGATTAGTGATTTTGTGGCGGATTTAAGAGCGCCCACTCCAAGTGCTGCCATTAACATTTTGCTACCTTCCAAAGAGGATTTGGAACAAAAACTTGATTTTATAGAGGATAGGTTAAAAACAAGTTTTATGATGATTTGTAAAAATTTAGATAATAAACTTTCAAATTTAGAAAAAATTTTCAAAGCAAATTCTTTGCCTTTGATGATAGGGCAAAAAATAAAGCATTTAGAAAGCCTCAAAAAACAATTGGATTTATTGATTAAAAATAAAATTCAAGTCAGTTTTTTGGAATTTGAAAAGTTAAAAAATGCTTACTTGCAGCACGAAAATTTTTTTGAAAAAAGCAAACATCTAGTTTCGCTTAGAAAAAATGGTAAAATAGTGCATTTGGAAGAGTTAAAGAGTGGTGATACCTTACTTCTTAGCTCACAAAATGTAGAAAAAGAAGCTAAAATTTTATAG
- the serC gene encoding phosphoserine transaminase — protein MRKINFSAGPSTLPLELLKEAQEEFCDYKGLGYSIMEISHRTKIFEEVHFGAMQKAKELYGLGEEYEVLFLQGGASLQFAMIPMNLTMGGVCEYANTGVWTKKAIKEAQILGLDVRIVASSEEEKFSYIPKVEFSDRADYAYICSNNTIYGTQYREYPKTKTPLIVDASSDFFSRKVDFSDIALFYGGVQKNAGISGLSCLFIRKDMLERSRGKNIPSMLKYAIHAENNSLFNTPATFAIYMFNLEMQWLLNLGGLDAIHQKNMQKANLLYETIDKSESFYKGYAKKVDRSLMNISFNIAKSELENVFVKEAEEAGMIGLKGHRILGGIRASIYNAITLEQVKILCDFMKEFRHKYA, from the coding sequence ATGAGAAAGATTAATTTTAGTGCAGGTCCTTCAACTTTGCCATTAGAGCTTTTAAAAGAGGCGCAGGAGGAGTTTTGTGATTATAAGGGTTTGGGTTATTCTATTATGGAGATTAGTCATAGGACTAAGATTTTTGAAGAGGTGCATTTTGGTGCGATGCAAAAGGCTAAAGAACTTTATGGTTTGGGGGAAGAATATGAGGTGCTATTTTTGCAAGGAGGAGCTAGCTTACAATTTGCGATGATTCCTATGAATTTGACTATGGGAGGCGTTTGTGAATATGCAAATACGGGAGTTTGGACGAAAAAGGCGATTAAAGAAGCGCAGATCTTAGGACTTGATGTTAGGATTGTAGCAAGCAGTGAGGAGGAAAAATTTTCTTATATTCCTAAGGTGGAATTTAGTGATAGGGCTGATTATGCTTATATTTGCTCAAATAATACCATTTACGGCACCCAGTATAGAGAATATCCAAAAACAAAAACGCCTTTAATTGTCGATGCTTCGAGTGATTTTTTTTCTAGGAAGGTGGATTTTAGCGATATTGCTCTTTTTTATGGTGGTGTGCAAAAAAATGCTGGAATTTCAGGACTTTCTTGTCTTTTTATACGCAAAGATATGCTTGAAAGAAGTAGGGGGAAAAATATCCCAAGTATGTTAAAATATGCTATCCACGCGGAAAACAATTCTCTTTTTAACACTCCTGCAACCTTTGCAATTTATATGTTTAATCTTGAAATGCAGTGGCTTTTAAATTTAGGTGGCTTAGATGCAATCCATCAAAAAAATATGCAAAAAGCAAATCTTTTATATGAGACGATAGATAAAAGTGAGAGTTTTTACAAGGGATATGCAAAAAAAGTAGATAGATCCTTAATGAATATAAGTTTTAATATAGCAAAGAGTGAGCTTGAAAATGTCTTTGTTAAAGAGGCTGAAGAAGCTGGTATGATAGGACTTAAAGGGCATAGAATTTTAGGTGGAATTCGTGCGAGTATTTATAATGCTATAACTTTAGAACAAGTAAAAATCCTATGTGATTTTATGAAAGAATTTCGCCATAAATATGCCTAG
- a CDS encoding beta-ketoacyl-ACP synthase III: MNFPNFKASLRSIASYVPEQILSNTDLEKMVDTSDEWILRRTGISERRIAADDENTSDLGTKAALKALERARLKPSEIDAILVATLSPDYFTMPSTACKIAANLGLYNITAFDISAACSGFIYLLELAKSLVESGAKKNVLIIGAEKASSLMDYKDRSICILFGDGAGAGVISLDKENPIIDVHTASNGTYGDLLMTERSKNVEICSPLAMKMKGNEVFKIAVQTLSNDVVELLEKNHIRSSQIDLFVPHQANLRIIKAVQEKLGLEDEKCVITVQKYGNTSAASIPMAMNDAYEEKRLKKGSLILLDAFGGGFTWGSALLHFGGENF, encoded by the coding sequence ATGAACTTTCCAAATTTTAAAGCCTCTCTTAGAAGTATAGCATCTTATGTGCCTGAACAAATTCTTAGCAATACAGATCTTGAAAAAATGGTTGATACAAGTGATGAATGGATACTGCGCCGGACAGGTATCAGTGAAAGAAGAATAGCCGCAGATGACGAAAATACTAGCGACTTAGGTACAAAAGCTGCACTAAAAGCCTTAGAAAGAGCGAGGTTAAAGCCAAGCGAAATTGACGCCATACTTGTAGCAACTTTGAGTCCTGATTATTTCACTATGCCTTCAACAGCTTGTAAAATTGCTGCAAATTTAGGGCTTTATAATATCACAGCCTTTGATATATCCGCAGCTTGTTCGGGCTTTATCTATCTTTTAGAGCTTGCCAAAAGTTTGGTAGAGAGCGGTGCTAAAAAAAATGTCCTTATCATAGGTGCAGAAAAAGCAAGTTCGCTTATGGATTATAAAGATAGAAGTATTTGCATTCTCTTTGGAGATGGAGCTGGAGCTGGAGTTATAAGCCTTGATAAAGAAAATCCTATCATCGATGTGCATACAGCAAGTAATGGGACTTATGGAGATTTACTTATGACAGAGCGTTCCAAAAATGTAGAAATTTGCTCTCCTTTGGCGATGAAAATGAAAGGTAACGAAGTTTTTAAAATAGCCGTTCAAACCCTAAGTAATGATGTTGTAGAACTCTTAGAAAAAAATCATATTCGCTCATCACAAATTGATTTGTTTGTCCCCCATCAGGCAAATCTTAGAATCATCAAAGCCGTGCAGGAAAAGCTCGGCTTAGAAGATGAAAAATGTGTTATTACTGTGCAAAAGTATGGCAATACTTCCGCAGCCTCCATACCTATGGCAATGAATGATGCTTATGAAGAAAAACGCCTTAAAAAAGGCTCTTTAATCTTACTTGATGCTTTTGGTGGCGGTTTTACTTGGGGATCAGCCCTGCTTCATTTTGGGGGAGAAAATTTTTAA
- the plsX gene encoding phosphate acyltransferase PlsX, with protein sequence MINIAIDAMGGDFGEKPIIEGVIKALNVKPFNAILVGKSEVLKPLIPKNLEHLVQYEEAKEVFSMEENATDALKRKDTSIYKAVELVKNGKVQAVVSAGHSGASMSLATLRLGRLQNVLRPAIATLMPNIAGTTLLLDVGANTDCKSENLFQFAVMGEVYAKEIMQIAKPRIALLSNGEEECKGNELTKETHQLMKKLPNFIGNAEGRDIFNANVDVLVCDGFSGNVILKSCEGVAGAIFKILKADIKTNLISKFGAILMKPSFMRLKKKIDWQEYGGAPLLGVKGCVIISHGKSDARAIQNAIFQALHFSEANINKAIENELSKF encoded by the coding sequence ATGATAAACATTGCCATTGATGCAATGGGGGGCGACTTCGGTGAAAAGCCTATTATAGAGGGCGTTATAAAAGCTTTAAATGTCAAACCTTTTAATGCTATCTTGGTAGGCAAAAGTGAGGTTTTAAAACCGCTCATTCCAAAAAATTTGGAACACTTGGTTCAATATGAAGAAGCTAAGGAGGTTTTTTCTATGGAGGAAAATGCCACCGATGCTTTAAAACGCAAAGATACGAGCATATACAAGGCTGTCGAGCTTGTTAAAAATGGCAAAGTCCAAGCCGTAGTTTCGGCTGGACATAGTGGAGCTAGCATGTCTTTAGCAACACTTAGACTTGGGAGATTGCAAAATGTCTTAAGACCAGCAATAGCGACATTAATGCCGAATATTGCAGGGACAACTCTACTTTTAGATGTGGGTGCAAACACGGATTGTAAAAGTGAAAATTTGTTTCAATTTGCTGTTATGGGCGAGGTTTATGCAAAGGAAATTATGCAAATTGCGAAACCAAGAATCGCCTTGCTTTCAAATGGAGAAGAGGAATGCAAGGGCAATGAGCTTACCAAAGAAACGCATCAACTAATGAAAAAACTTCCAAATTTCATAGGTAATGCTGAAGGGCGTGATATTTTTAATGCAAATGTCGATGTTTTAGTTTGCGATGGTTTTAGTGGCAATGTCATTTTAAAATCCTGCGAAGGTGTGGCTGGAGCGATTTTTAAAATCTTAAAAGCAGATATTAAAACAAACTTAATCTCCAAATTTGGAGCAATACTAATGAAACCTTCCTTTATGCGTCTTAAAAAGAAAATTGACTGGCAAGAATACGGTGGTGCACCTCTACTTGGCGTAAAAGGCTGTGTGATTATCAGTCATGGAAAAAGTGATGCGAGAGCTATTCAAAATGCTATTTTTCAAGCACTTCATTTTAGCGAAGCTAATATTAATAAAGCCATAGAAAATGAACTTTCCAAATTTTAA
- the rpmF gene encoding 50S ribosomal protein L32, with the protein MAVPKRRVSKTRAAKRRTHYKVSLPKPIKDKDGSYKMPHRANPLTKEY; encoded by the coding sequence ATGGCAGTCCCTAAGAGAAGAGTGAGTAAAACTCGTGCAGCTAAACGCAGGACACACTATAAAGTTAGTCTTCCTAAGCCTATAAAAGATAAAGATGGAAGCTACAAAATGCCTCACCGTGCTAATCCGCTAACTAAGGAATATTGA
- a CDS encoding DUF177 domain-containing protein: MKIAFSRINSTAYPFRLNLENMVFEGNLSRVNSQLVKIQAKMQGFVYRPCDRCGAELELHIDEKLNLLASDGLYKDPKNELSDTIEFFDAHIDLLEIAMGELEAYLSDYFYCNSCSEKD; this comes from the coding sequence ATGAAAATCGCTTTTTCTAGAATTAATTCTACCGCTTATCCTTTTAGATTAAATTTGGAAAACATGGTCTTTGAGGGAAATTTAAGCAGAGTTAATTCTCAGCTTGTAAAAATTCAAGCAAAAATGCAAGGTTTTGTTTATAGACCTTGTGATAGATGTGGAGCGGAATTAGAACTTCATATTGATGAAAAACTAAATCTCTTAGCAAGCGATGGTCTTTATAAAGATCCTAAAAATGAGCTAAGTGATACGATAGAATTTTTTGATGCCCATATTGACTTATTAGAAATTGCTATGGGCGAATTAGAAGCTTATTTAAGCGACTATTTTTATTGCAATTCTTGCAGTGAGAAAGATTAA
- the ndk gene encoding nucleoside-diphosphate kinase, which translates to MEKTLSIIKPDAVKKGVIGKILDRFESNGLRIAAMKKLQLSKEQAEGFYAVHKERPFFKDLVEFMISGPVVVSVLEGENAVLKNRELMGATNPKEAKAGTIRADFAENIDANAVHGSDSLENAKIEIDFFFKSNEIC; encoded by the coding sequence ATGGAAAAAACTTTATCTATCATCAAACCAGATGCCGTTAAGAAAGGTGTTATAGGTAAAATTCTAGACCGCTTTGAAAGCAATGGCTTAAGAATAGCAGCGATGAAAAAACTGCAATTAAGCAAAGAGCAAGCTGAGGGATTTTACGCTGTGCATAAAGAAAGACCATTTTTTAAAGATTTAGTTGAATTTATGATTAGCGGTCCTGTAGTTGTTTCTGTTTTAGAAGGCGAAAATGCTGTGCTTAAAAATAGAGAATTAATGGGTGCAACAAATCCTAAAGAGGCTAAAGCTGGAACTATTAGAGCGGACTTTGCTGAAAATATCGACGCAAATGCTGTTCACGGAAGTGATAGTCTAGAAAATGCAAAAATAGAGATTGATTTCTTTTTCAAATCTAATGAAATTTGCTGA
- a CDS encoding DUF362 domain-containing protein, with amino-acid sequence MAVKITDSCIACGSCIDECPVSAIVDDVSNPEGEDRYYVYSNKCVECVGHNDQPACASACPTDGCIVWSEVASGQPSRENISNDMRSGDTPVFA; translated from the coding sequence ATGGCTGTAAAAATCACAGATAGTTGCATTGCTTGTGGGTCTTGCATTGATGAATGTCCAGTTAGTGCTATCGTAGATGACGTTAGCAATCCTGAGGGAGAGGATAGATACTATGTTTATTCAAACAAATGTGTTGAATGCGTTGGACATAATGATCAACCAGCCTGTGCTAGTGCCTGTCCAACTGATGGTTGCATTGTTTGGAGCGAAGTTGCTTCGGGACAACCAAGCAGAGAAAATATATCAAATGATATGAGAAGTGGCGATACTCCTGTATTTGCTTAA
- a CDS encoding peroxiredoxin, with translation MIVTKKALDFTAPAVLGNNEIVNDFNLYKNIGPKGAVVFFYPKDFTFVCPSEIIAFDKRYEEFKSRGIEVIGISGDNEFSHFAWKNTPVNQGGIGQVKFPLVADLTKQIARNFDVLFAEAVALRGSFLLDADGTVRHAVINDLPLGRNIDEMLRMVDTMLFTNEHGEVCPAGWNKGDEGMKANPKGVAEYLDKNESKL, from the coding sequence ATGATTGTTACAAAAAAAGCTTTAGATTTCACTGCTCCAGCAGTGTTAGGCAATAATGAGATTGTAAATGATTTTAATCTTTACAAAAACATAGGTCCAAAGGGTGCTGTCGTTTTCTTTTATCCAAAAGATTTTACCTTTGTTTGCCCTTCAGAAATTATCGCTTTTGATAAGAGATATGAAGAATTTAAAAGCAGAGGCATTGAGGTGATAGGAATTTCAGGAGATAATGAATTTTCTCATTTTGCTTGGAAAAATACGCCTGTTAATCAAGGTGGTATTGGTCAAGTTAAATTTCCACTTGTTGCCGATTTAACTAAGCAAATTGCTAGAAATTTCGATGTGCTCTTTGCTGAAGCTGTCGCACTTCGTGGCTCATTTTTACTTGATGCTGATGGCACGGTTCGTCACGCTGTGATTAACGATTTGCCGCTTGGTAGAAATATTGATGAAATGCTAAGAATGGTCGATACTATGCTTTTCACAAATGAGCACGGAGAAGTTTGCCCTGCTGGTTGGAATAAAGGCGATGAAGGTATGAAAGCTAATCCTAAAGGCGTAGCTGAATATCTTGACAAAAACGAAAGCAAACTTTAA
- the flhB gene encoding flagellar biosynthesis protein FlhB, with protein MAGEDQEKTEEPTSKKIEDARQEGNVPKSQDAAAVVTLIVAITLLLFLLGFMGERVANLYRYYQSFIGVEFDLRIIQAIMMKSIFEVLIILAPIVLSIMVAGIIGNVMQFGFIFTTKPIMPNLSKINPLKGLKNLFSLKKLIESVKIILKVSVVFTIAFIVLLQFVKELPKVELYSLAAQMVWLRDKTLILAAIVIIAFLIIAILDVFLVRFQYFQGLRMSKQEIKDEYKQMEGDPQVKGRIRRLQMEAARRRMVQDVAGADVVITNPTHYAVALRYDTTKENAPRVVAKGVDFLALRIKEMAYKHNVIVYENPPLARQLYKDCDIDQLIPRELFKAVSEVFKFVYQANKKKFPKS; from the coding sequence ATGGCAGGCGAAGACCAAGAAAAAACGGAAGAACCCACCTCCAAAAAAATAGAAGATGCTAGACAAGAGGGTAATGTTCCTAAAAGTCAAGACGCAGCCGCTGTGGTAACCTTGATTGTGGCGATTACTTTGCTCTTATTTTTGTTGGGTTTTATGGGTGAGAGAGTGGCGAATTTGTATCGCTATTATCAAAGTTTTATTGGTGTGGAATTTGATTTACGCATTATTCAAGCCATTATGATGAAGAGCATTTTTGAGGTTTTGATTATCTTAGCTCCCATAGTTTTAAGCATTATGGTTGCAGGAATTATTGGTAATGTGATGCAATTTGGCTTTATTTTTACAACCAAGCCCATTATGCCAAATTTAAGTAAAATTAATCCTCTTAAAGGACTTAAAAATCTTTTTTCTCTCAAAAAACTCATCGAAAGTGTCAAAATTATTCTTAAAGTGAGCGTCGTTTTTACCATAGCTTTTATTGTTCTACTTCAATTTGTCAAAGAACTTCCTAAAGTCGAGCTTTATAGTCTTGCTGCACAAATGGTCTGGTTGAGGGATAAAACTTTGATTTTGGCAGCTATTGTGATTATTGCTTTTTTGATTATCGCTATTTTAGATGTTTTTCTGGTGCGTTTTCAATATTTTCAGGGTCTTAGAATGAGTAAGCAGGAAATTAAAGATGAGTATAAGCAAATGGAAGGGGATCCACAGGTTAAAGGTAGAATTAGGCGTTTGCAAATGGAAGCGGCAAGGCGTAGAATGGTGCAAGATGTCGCAGGTGCCGATGTGGTCATCACTAACCCTACACATTATGCTGTGGCTTTGCGTTATGATACGACTAAAGAAAATGCCCCAAGAGTGGTGGCTAAGGGGGTGGATTTTCTTGCTTTACGCATTAAAGAAATGGCATATAAACACAATGTTATCGTCTATGAAAATCCTCCTCTTGCAAGGCAGCTTTATAAGGATTGCGATATCGACCAACTTATCCCTAGAGAACTTTTTAAGGCGGTAAGTGAAGTCTTTAAATTTGTTTATCAGGCAAATAAAAAGAAATTTCCTAAATCTTAA